A genomic segment from Amycolatopsis camponoti encodes:
- a CDS encoding amidohydrolase family protein, with translation MIDGYFVVDAHVHTPRLPTLKPAWTQWAHDFAGSYPWRSVYSSSGEVIPSAMDELMESEGVDRVLLFCEYSPRATGIQPIEDNLPLVEHNPSRFRLVANVNPYLHHPPASEVARQLDLGAVALKIHPVHGAFSPADKELYPVYQLCAERGVPVILHSGTSSFPGSRTSFGNPELMSDVVEDFPSLQFVFAHGGRGWWYDVAAFLALARDNVWLDLAGLPPKKLPEYYQRFDLARLAGKFVFGTDWPGVPSVAKNVRALTGLGWPEDVLNGVLGGNAIKLMPSLG, from the coding sequence GTGATCGACGGTTACTTCGTGGTCGACGCGCACGTCCACACGCCGCGCCTGCCGACGCTCAAGCCCGCCTGGACGCAGTGGGCGCACGACTTCGCGGGTTCGTACCCGTGGCGTTCGGTGTACTCCTCTTCGGGGGAGGTGATCCCGTCGGCGATGGACGAGCTGATGGAGTCCGAGGGCGTCGACCGGGTGCTGCTGTTCTGCGAATACAGCCCGCGGGCGACCGGGATCCAGCCGATCGAAGACAACTTGCCTTTGGTGGAGCACAACCCTTCTCGCTTCCGGCTGGTGGCGAACGTCAACCCGTACCTGCACCACCCGCCGGCGTCGGAGGTCGCCCGGCAGCTGGACCTGGGCGCGGTGGCGCTGAAGATCCACCCGGTGCACGGCGCGTTTTCCCCGGCGGACAAGGAGCTGTACCCGGTCTACCAGCTGTGTGCCGAGCGCGGGGTGCCGGTGATCCTCCACTCGGGAACGTCGAGCTTCCCGGGGTCTCGCACGAGTTTCGGGAACCCCGAGCTGATGTCCGATGTGGTCGAGGACTTCCCGTCGCTGCAGTTCGTCTTCGCCCACGGCGGCCGCGGGTGGTGGTACGACGTGGCGGCTTTCCTGGCCTTGGCCCGGGACAACGTCTGGCTGGACCTGGCCGGGTTGCCGCCGAAGAAGCTGCCGGAGTACTACCAGCGGTTCGACCTCGCCCGGCTGGCGGGGAAGTTCGTGTTCGGGACGGATTGGCCGGGAGTGCCGTCGGTGGCGAAGAACGTGCGGGCGTTGACCGGGCTGGGCTGGCCCGAGGACGTCTTGAACGGCGTTCTCGGCGGCAATGCGATCAAATTGATGCCGTCATTGGGGTAA
- a CDS encoding VOC family protein, protein MLTESTITTMLPVTDSERAGHFYADSLGLKQTGKGEDGTLYFAAGAGAIGLRTMPAGAQSESTALSFEVSDLPAEVKALENRGIRFQDFELEDLKTVDHIAQLGNERAAWFSDSEGNVLCLHEVLA, encoded by the coding sequence ATGCTGACCGAATCGACCATCACGACGATGCTCCCGGTGACCGACAGCGAACGCGCCGGCCACTTCTACGCGGACTCCCTGGGCCTGAAGCAGACGGGGAAGGGCGAAGACGGAACGCTGTACTTCGCGGCGGGCGCGGGAGCCATCGGGCTCCGCACCATGCCGGCGGGCGCGCAGAGCGAGAGCACGGCGTTGAGCTTCGAAGTCTCGGATCTCCCGGCCGAGGTCAAAGCGCTGGAGAACCGCGGGATTCGGTTCCAGGACTTCGAGCTGGAAGACCTGAAGACCGTCGACCACATCGCGCAGCTGGGCAACGAGCGGGCGGCGTGGTTCTCCGACTCCGAAGGCAACGTACTCTGCCTGCACGAGGTTCTGGCCTGA
- a CDS encoding ring-cleaving dioxygenase, which translates to MAIKTSGLHHVTAIGGDPQRNADFYLRTLGLRLVKTTVNFDDPGTYHLYYGDSAGKPGSLMTFFPWPDAPSGRHGTGQATTTSFSIPESSLGWWKQHLAANSVETGAVRNADDDETLTFRDPDGLKLALVAHPQGDPRDPWDTELVPAEHAIRGLHSVTLSVTKEDATAGMLTDGLGLSFAHQDSNRLRFAAGEGGPGALVDVLVTPDAPRGLVAAGTVHHVAWRAPDEDTQKAWREELVDQGVHVTSILDRQYFRSIYFREPGGTLLEVATDEPGFAIDEPLLELGRALKLPPWLEPRREEIQHMLPKLNLPAENNPELS; encoded by the coding sequence ATGGCGATCAAGACGTCCGGCCTGCACCACGTCACCGCGATCGGGGGCGACCCGCAGCGCAACGCCGACTTCTACCTGCGGACCCTGGGCCTGCGGCTGGTGAAGACCACCGTGAACTTCGACGACCCGGGCACCTACCACCTCTACTACGGCGACAGCGCGGGCAAGCCGGGCTCGCTGATGACCTTCTTCCCGTGGCCCGACGCGCCGAGTGGCCGCCACGGCACCGGGCAGGCGACGACCACGTCGTTCTCGATCCCCGAATCCTCCCTCGGCTGGTGGAAGCAGCACCTCGCCGCGAACAGCGTCGAGACCGGCGCAGTCCGCAACGCCGACGACGACGAGACGCTCACCTTCCGTGATCCCGACGGCCTGAAGCTGGCTCTCGTCGCGCACCCGCAGGGCGACCCGCGCGACCCGTGGGACACCGAGCTGGTCCCGGCCGAGCACGCGATCCGCGGCCTGCACTCGGTGACGCTCTCCGTGACCAAGGAAGACGCCACCGCGGGCATGCTCACCGACGGTCTCGGCCTCAGCTTCGCCCACCAGGACAGCAATCGTTTGCGCTTCGCCGCCGGCGAAGGCGGGCCGGGCGCGCTGGTCGACGTCCTCGTGACGCCGGACGCGCCGCGCGGGCTGGTCGCCGCGGGCACCGTGCACCACGTCGCCTGGCGCGCGCCGGACGAGGACACCCAGAAGGCCTGGCGCGAAGAGCTCGTCGACCAGGGCGTGCACGTCACTTCGATCCTGGACCGCCAGTACTTCCGCTCGATCTACTTCCGCGAGCCGGGCGGCACGCTGCTGGAGGTGGCGACCGACGAACCGGGCTTCGCGATCGACGAACCGCTGCTGGAGCTGGGCCGCGCGCTCAAGCTGCCGCCGTGGCTGGAGCCGCGCCGCGAAGAGATCCAGCACATGCTGCCCAAGCTCAACCTCCCCGCCGAGAACAATCCGGAGCTGTCATGA
- a CDS encoding alpha/beta hydrolase: MTLEHKYVEGSPEAPVLLLLHGTGGSPDDLLGLARELSPDAAVLAPFGPVSEHGAARWFRRLAEGVFDHEDVIKRANQLADFVLEAREKYGLGDRRLVAVGFSNGANIAAAVTLLRPEVVREAALFAAMSPVPEPPSHDLSGSRVFLANGEHDPMAPLASTEELIGLLRERGADVVTQRHRGGHQITPDGVRAAVKWFTP, translated from the coding sequence ATGACGCTGGAGCACAAGTACGTCGAAGGCTCGCCGGAGGCGCCGGTGCTGCTCCTGCTGCACGGCACCGGCGGCAGCCCCGACGACCTGCTCGGCCTGGCGCGCGAGCTGAGCCCGGACGCCGCCGTCCTGGCCCCCTTCGGGCCGGTGTCGGAGCACGGCGCCGCGCGGTGGTTCCGTCGGCTCGCCGAGGGCGTCTTCGACCACGAAGACGTCATCAAGCGCGCGAACCAGCTCGCGGACTTCGTCCTCGAAGCACGCGAGAAGTACGGGCTGGGCGACCGGCGGCTGGTCGCCGTCGGCTTCTCCAACGGCGCCAACATCGCGGCCGCGGTGACGTTGCTGCGGCCGGAGGTCGTGCGCGAGGCCGCGTTGTTCGCGGCGATGTCGCCGGTCCCGGAGCCGCCGTCGCACGACCTGTCCGGCTCCCGCGTCTTCCTGGCGAACGGCGAACACGACCCGATGGCGCCCCTGGCGTCCACGGAGGAGCTGATCGGGCTGCTGCGCGAGCGCGGGGCCGACGTCGTCACGCAGCGCCACCGCGGCGGGCACCAGATCACGCCCGACGGCGTCCGCGCGGCCGTCAAGTGGTTCACGCCCTGA
- a CDS encoding MarR family winged helix-turn-helix transcriptional regulator — protein sequence MDPKTDDDEIVTWWGLVIEGYLATQEKLMGEIADRLGLAPASFDILLRLVRSPDHRMPMTKLATEAALSSGGFTKVADRLVAADLICRVPSPDDRRVTFAALTDHGLDMANKAQTAAAEILRRIVLTPLGDDAPALAEAMRTLRAFNA from the coding sequence GTGGATCCGAAGACCGACGACGACGAGATCGTCACGTGGTGGGGCCTGGTCATCGAGGGCTACCTGGCCACGCAGGAGAAGCTGATGGGCGAGATCGCCGACCGGCTCGGGCTCGCGCCCGCGTCGTTCGACATCCTGCTGCGGCTGGTCCGCTCGCCCGACCACCGGATGCCGATGACCAAGCTGGCCACGGAGGCGGCGCTGTCCAGCGGCGGCTTCACGAAGGTGGCCGACCGCCTGGTGGCGGCAGACCTGATCTGCCGCGTCCCGAGCCCGGACGACCGCCGCGTCACGTTCGCGGCACTGACCGACCACGGGCTGGACATGGCGAACAAGGCCCAGACCGCGGCGGCGGAGATCCTGCGCCGCATCGTGCTGACCCCGCTGGGTGACGACGCGCCGGCACTCGCGGAAGCCATGCGGACACTGCGCGCGTTCAACGCCTGA
- a CDS encoding AAA family ATPase, whose amino-acid sequence MNDVFLLPRFFEQVRLHLWANYLHLPAHAPIMGFFGRPGDGKSAQLAAALERCHVEVLRINASDLESGLAGEPGKLVARTYSAGSEAIRQGVPTAVLVDDIDTTVGEWEQNTGTVNHQQILAELMHIADRPVDPGRKRPCRVPVFVTGNNLLRIYPPLRRHGRMAPVEWSPTRQEVAEVVHWMLGALADGDAIGKLLAEFDSEPLAYFAEVRTMLLRSHLLGYLEQAPADMRTVVRERAARGSAMLSSQPRFDEIAVLDAARTVHRLRSAVLRDYLYEPAKGAK is encoded by the coding sequence ATGAACGACGTTTTCCTGCTGCCCCGGTTCTTCGAGCAGGTCCGGCTGCACCTGTGGGCGAACTACCTGCACCTCCCGGCCCACGCGCCCATCATGGGGTTCTTCGGCAGGCCGGGCGACGGCAAGTCGGCCCAGCTGGCCGCCGCGCTGGAGCGGTGCCACGTCGAAGTGCTGCGGATCAACGCTTCGGACCTCGAGAGCGGGCTGGCCGGCGAGCCGGGGAAGCTCGTCGCGCGGACCTACTCCGCGGGGTCGGAAGCGATCCGCCAAGGCGTGCCGACCGCCGTGCTCGTGGACGACATCGACACCACCGTCGGCGAATGGGAGCAGAACACCGGAACCGTCAACCACCAGCAGATCCTCGCGGAGCTGATGCACATCGCGGACCGCCCGGTCGACCCTGGCCGCAAGCGGCCCTGCCGCGTGCCCGTCTTCGTCACGGGCAACAACCTCCTCCGCATCTACCCGCCGTTGCGGCGGCACGGCCGGATGGCCCCCGTCGAATGGTCGCCGACCCGCCAGGAAGTGGCCGAAGTCGTCCATTGGATGCTGGGTGCCCTCGCCGACGGCGATGCGATCGGCAAGCTGCTCGCCGAGTTCGACTCCGAACCTCTCGCCTACTTCGCCGAGGTGCGCACGATGCTGCTCCGGTCGCACCTGCTCGGCTACCTGGAGCAGGCGCCCGCCGACATGCGGACCGTGGTGCGGGAGCGGGCGGCACGCGGCAGCGCGATGCTGTCCAGCCAGCCGCGGTTCGACGAAATCGCCGTCCTGGACGCGGCGCGGACGGTGCACAGGCTGAGGTCGGCCGTACTCCGCGACTACCTCTACGAGCCGGCGAAGGGAGCGAAGTGA
- a CDS encoding benzoate-CoA ligase family protein translates to MATGFNAAEYLLSAGRPDATAVVSPRRTLTYAELAAESRRVAGGLVELGVRPEERVMFCMVDDVELLTGILGAMLAGAVAVPVSTMVTGLELGKMLADSRARLLCVSGEFAEQAVTALGFAPEVTDVVLDRSDAAAFGVRTHEWSSLTGAFRSGQTWEDSPALWLYTSGTTGQPKGAMHRHASIRAVCETYARGVLATTSVDRFLSVPKLFFAYGLGNSCFFPLGAGGTTLLEPARPTPALFARRAREEKPSLFFAVPTFYAALLASDVPDDSFSSVRHAVSAGEPLPASLFERFRARFGLEILDGIGSTEALHIFLSNQPGAVRPGTTGVAVPGYSVQIRDEAGAVIDAAGKPGELFVAGPSTATGYWARYDATKLVFQGEWLRTGDSYVRNEDGTYSCLGRFGDMLKAGGIWVSPSEVEERLRQHPAVAEVAVVAAPDADGLDKPVACVVAAPGFAVDPAELIEFCREGLAAFKRPRGVVELAELPKTATGKIRRNVIREQVRDVLRVVPSQ, encoded by the coding sequence GTGGCGACAGGGTTCAATGCCGCGGAGTACCTGCTTTCGGCCGGGCGACCGGACGCGACCGCGGTCGTGTCGCCCCGCCGCACGCTCACCTACGCCGAGCTGGCGGCCGAGTCGCGGCGGGTCGCGGGCGGGCTCGTCGAGCTCGGTGTGCGGCCCGAAGAGCGCGTCATGTTCTGCATGGTGGACGACGTCGAGCTGCTCACCGGGATCCTCGGCGCGATGCTGGCCGGCGCGGTCGCCGTGCCGGTGTCGACCATGGTCACCGGGCTCGAGCTGGGCAAGATGCTGGCCGACTCGCGGGCGCGCCTGCTGTGCGTGTCCGGCGAGTTCGCCGAGCAGGCGGTGACCGCGCTCGGGTTCGCGCCGGAGGTCACCGACGTCGTGCTCGACCGGTCGGACGCGGCGGCGTTCGGCGTCCGGACGCACGAGTGGTCGTCGCTGACCGGCGCGTTCCGAAGTGGACAGACGTGGGAGGACTCGCCCGCGTTGTGGCTCTACACGTCCGGGACGACGGGACAGCCGAAGGGCGCGATGCACCGGCACGCGAGCATCCGCGCGGTGTGCGAGACGTACGCGCGCGGCGTGCTGGCGACGACGTCGGTGGACCGGTTCCTGTCCGTCCCGAAGCTCTTCTTCGCCTACGGGCTGGGGAACTCGTGCTTCTTCCCGCTGGGGGCGGGCGGGACGACGCTGCTCGAGCCCGCGCGTCCGACGCCGGCGTTGTTCGCCAGACGGGCTCGTGAAGAGAAGCCTTCGCTGTTCTTCGCCGTCCCGACGTTCTACGCGGCTCTGCTCGCGAGCGACGTCCCGGACGACTCGTTTTCCTCGGTGCGGCACGCGGTTTCGGCCGGTGAGCCGCTGCCCGCGTCGTTGTTCGAACGGTTCCGGGCCCGCTTCGGGCTGGAGATCCTCGACGGCATCGGGTCCACCGAGGCGTTGCACATCTTCCTGTCGAACCAGCCCGGCGCGGTGCGGCCGGGCACCACCGGCGTCGCGGTGCCGGGCTACTCCGTGCAGATCCGCGACGAGGCGGGCGCGGTGATCGACGCCGCCGGCAAGCCCGGCGAGCTGTTCGTGGCCGGGCCGTCGACGGCGACCGGCTACTGGGCCCGGTACGACGCGACGAAGCTCGTCTTCCAGGGCGAGTGGCTGCGGACCGGCGACAGCTACGTCCGCAACGAGGACGGCACGTACTCCTGCCTGGGCCGGTTCGGGGACATGCTGAAGGCGGGCGGGATCTGGGTGTCACCGTCCGAAGTGGAGGAACGGCTGCGGCAGCACCCGGCGGTGGCGGAGGTGGCGGTGGTCGCCGCGCCGGACGCCGACGGGCTCGACAAGCCGGTCGCGTGCGTGGTGGCCGCGCCCGGGTTCGCCGTGGACCCGGCCGAGCTGATCGAGTTCTGCCGCGAAGGTCTCGCGGCGTTCAAGCGCCCGCGAGGAGTGGTCGAACTGGCGGAACTGCCGAAGACGGCGACGGGCAAGATCCGCCGGAACGTGATCCGCGAGCAGGTCCGGGACGTCCTGCGGGTGGTGCCCAGCCAGTGA